One window of Quercus robur chromosome 5, dhQueRobu3.1, whole genome shotgun sequence genomic DNA carries:
- the LOC126728138 gene encoding glycine-rich protein 2-like has product MAVIVVYCREYIILSCGGGSEGGRRVGSGNSGIGNGRVGGNGGGDGSGGGSGNDSDCSGGGRVGGGSGSGGDSGSDSTVEDNGDMVYNLLLEYASGGSLRDLIHNSGGCGLPESDVKRSRVGVVDAFTFNFVL; this is encoded by the exons ATGgctgtgattgttgtttattgtagagAATATATTATTCTATCATGTGGCGGCGGCAGCGAAGGAGGCAGAAGAGTTGGTAGCGGCAACAGTGGCATTGGCAACGGAAGAGTCGGCGGCAATGGCGGTGGCGATGGTAGTGGCGGTGGTAGTGGCAACGATAGCGATTGCAGTGGCGGTGGAAGAGTCGGTGGCGGCAGCGGTAGTGGTGGTGATAGTGGCAGCG ACTCCACGGTTGAAGATAACGGTGACATGGTTTATAACTTGTTGCTTGAGTACGCTTCTGGTGGAAGCTTGAGAGATTTGATTCACAATTCTGGTGGGTGTGGTTTGCCTGAAAGTGATGTCAAACGTTCCAGAGTCGGTGTTGTTGACGCATTCACCTTCAATTTCGTCTTGTAA